A stretch of the Mycobacterium sp. ITM-2016-00317 genome encodes the following:
- a CDS encoding acetyl-CoA C-acetyltransferase translates to MSEEAFIYEAIRTPRGKQRGGALNEIKPVNLVVGLIDEIRTRFPDLDENLISDLILGVVSPVGDQGGDIARTAGLVANLPETTGGVQLNRFCASGLEAVNMAAQKVRSGWDDLVLAGGVESMSRVPMGSDGGAWAADPETNYRIGFVPQGIGADLIATIEGFSREDVDAYAARSQERAAAAWSGGYFAKSVVPVKDQNGLVVLDHDEHIRPGTTVESLGKLKSAFEGVGAMGGFDDVALQKYHYVEKINHVHTGGNSSGIVDGAALVLIGSEAAGKSQGLTPRARIVATATSGADPVIMLTGPTPATKKVLDRAGLTVDDIDLFELNEAFASVVLKFQKDLGIPDEKLNVNGGAIAMGHPLGATGAMITGTMVDELERRGARRALITLCVGGGMGVATIIERV, encoded by the coding sequence ATGTCCGAAGAAGCCTTCATCTATGAGGCCATCCGCACCCCGCGCGGCAAGCAGCGCGGCGGCGCCCTGAATGAGATCAAGCCCGTCAACCTTGTCGTCGGCCTGATCGACGAGATTCGCACCCGTTTCCCCGACCTGGACGAGAACCTGATCAGCGACCTGATCCTCGGCGTCGTCTCGCCGGTCGGCGACCAGGGTGGCGACATCGCCCGCACCGCGGGCCTGGTCGCGAACCTGCCCGAGACCACCGGCGGTGTCCAGCTGAACCGGTTCTGCGCCTCCGGCCTGGAGGCCGTGAACATGGCCGCGCAGAAGGTGCGCTCCGGCTGGGACGACCTCGTGCTCGCCGGCGGCGTGGAGTCCATGAGCCGCGTGCCGATGGGCTCGGACGGCGGCGCCTGGGCAGCCGACCCGGAAACGAACTACCGCATCGGCTTCGTGCCGCAGGGCATCGGCGCCGACCTGATCGCCACCATCGAGGGCTTCTCCCGCGAAGACGTCGACGCCTACGCGGCGCGCTCGCAGGAGCGCGCGGCCGCAGCGTGGTCGGGCGGCTACTTCGCCAAGTCGGTCGTGCCGGTCAAGGATCAGAACGGCCTGGTCGTCCTCGACCACGACGAGCACATCCGCCCCGGCACCACGGTCGAGAGCCTGGGCAAGCTGAAGTCCGCGTTCGAAGGTGTCGGCGCGATGGGCGGCTTCGACGATGTGGCGCTGCAGAAGTACCACTACGTCGAGAAGATCAACCACGTCCACACCGGTGGCAACAGCTCGGGCATCGTCGACGGCGCCGCGCTGGTGCTGATCGGCAGCGAGGCTGCGGGCAAGTCGCAGGGCTTGACGCCGCGGGCGCGCATCGTCGCGACCGCCACCAGCGGCGCCGATCCGGTCATCATGCTGACCGGCCCGACCCCGGCCACCAAGAAGGTGCTCGACCGCGCGGGTCTGACGGTCGATGACATCGACCTGTTCGAGCTGAACGAGGCGTTCGCGTCGGTGGTGCTGAAGTTCCAGAAGGATCTGGGCATCCCGGACGAGAAGCTCAACGTCAACGGTGGTGCCATCGCGATGGGTCACCCGCTGGGCGCCACCGGCGCCATGATCACCGGAACCATGGTCGACGAGCTCGAGCGCCGCGGCGCTCGCCGTGCGCTGATCACGCTGTGTGTCGGCGGCGGCATGGGCGTGGCCACCATCATCGAGCGCGTCTAG